A genomic region of Streptomyces diastaticus subsp. diastaticus contains the following coding sequences:
- the mtrA gene encoding two-component system response regulator MtrA, whose amino-acid sequence MKGRVLVVDDDTALAEMLGIVLRGEGFEPSFVADGDKALAAFRETKPDLVLLDQMLPGRDGIEVCRLIRAESGVPIVMLTAKSDTVDVVVGLESGADDYIVKPFKPKELVARIRARLRRSEEPAPEQLTIGDLVIDVAGHSVKRDGQSIALTPLEFDLLVALARKPWQVFTREVLLEQVWGYRHAADTRLVNVHVQRLRSKVERDPERPEIVVTVRGVGYKAGPS is encoded by the coding sequence ATGAAGGGACGCGTTCTCGTCGTCGACGACGACACCGCATTGGCGGAAATGCTCGGGATTGTGCTGCGCGGTGAAGGCTTCGAACCGTCGTTCGTCGCCGACGGCGACAAGGCCCTCGCTGCCTTCCGTGAGACCAAGCCGGACCTGGTGCTCCTCGACCAGATGCTGCCTGGCCGTGACGGAATCGAGGTGTGCCGCCTGATCAGGGCGGAGTCCGGTGTGCCGATCGTCATGCTCACAGCCAAGAGCGACACGGTGGACGTGGTGGTCGGACTGGAGTCCGGCGCCGACGACTACATCGTGAAGCCGTTCAAGCCGAAGGAGCTGGTCGCTCGCATCCGGGCCCGTCTGCGCAGGTCGGAGGAGCCGGCGCCGGAGCAGCTCACCATCGGCGACCTCGTCATCGACGTCGCCGGGCACTCGGTGAAGCGGGACGGCCAGTCGATCGCCCTGACGCCGCTCGAGTTCGACCTGTTGGTGGCCCTCGCCCGCAAGCCGTGGCAGGTCTTCACCCGGGAGGTCCTCCTGGAGCAGGTGTGGGGCTACCGGCACGCCGCGGACACCCGCCTGGTCAACGTGCACGTCCAGCGTCTGCGCTCCAAGGTCGAGCGCGACCCGGAGCGCCCCGAGATCGTGGTGACCGTGCGCGGAGTCGGCTACAAGGCCGGACCGAGCTGA
- the mtnA gene encoding S-methyl-5-thioribose-1-phosphate isomerase, producing the protein MADQSTRGSADIPDSISALRWEEPPEGPVLVLLDQTRLPGEDSELACTDAPALVEAIRTLAVRGAPLLGIAGAYGVALAAARGYDVADAARMLAGARPTAVNLARGVRDAQEAHAAALAAGGDERTAAAAALAAARALHREDAEASGRMARKGLALLDELVPGGQHRVLTHCNTGALVSGGEGTAFAVALAAHREGKLRRLWVDETRPLLQGARLTAYEAARAGMAYTLLTDNAAGSLFAAGEVDAVLIGADRIAADGSVANKVGSYPLAVLARYHHVPFIVVAPVTTIDMDTPDGAAIEVEQRSGHEVTEAILPSGRGAGGETGGGVPIAPLGTQAYNPAFDVTPPELVTAVVTEWGVVSPVTEGALDQLCSRSRQVSMS; encoded by the coding sequence ATGGCTGATCAGAGCACACGAGGTTCCGCGGACATACCGGACTCGATTTCCGCCCTCCGCTGGGAGGAGCCGCCCGAGGGGCCCGTGCTGGTGCTGCTCGACCAGACACGGTTGCCCGGCGAGGACAGCGAGCTCGCCTGCACCGACGCTCCCGCCCTGGTCGAGGCGATCAGGACACTGGCCGTCCGGGGCGCGCCGCTCCTGGGCATCGCCGGCGCCTACGGGGTCGCGCTCGCCGCGGCCCGCGGCTACGACGTCGCCGACGCGGCCCGGATGCTGGCGGGGGCCCGGCCCACCGCTGTCAACCTCGCCCGCGGCGTCCGTGACGCCCAGGAGGCCCACGCCGCGGCCCTCGCGGCCGGCGGGGACGAGCGGACGGCCGCCGCGGCCGCTCTCGCCGCCGCACGAGCCCTGCACCGGGAGGACGCCGAGGCGAGCGGACGCATGGCCCGGAAGGGACTGGCCCTCCTCGACGAACTGGTTCCCGGCGGGCAGCACCGCGTCCTCACCCACTGCAACACCGGAGCGCTGGTCTCCGGCGGCGAGGGGACCGCCTTCGCCGTGGCCCTGGCCGCGCACCGCGAAGGCAAGCTCCGGCGCCTGTGGGTCGACGAGACGCGGCCGCTGCTGCAAGGCGCGCGGCTCACCGCCTACGAGGCGGCACGGGCGGGAATGGCGTACACGTTGCTCACCGACAACGCCGCGGGCTCCCTCTTCGCGGCGGGTGAGGTCGATGCCGTGCTGATCGGAGCCGATCGGATAGCCGCGGACGGCTCAGTGGCGAATAAGGTGGGGAGCTATCCGCTCGCCGTGCTGGCGCGCTACCACCACGTGCCGTTCATCGTGGTCGCGCCGGTGACGACGATCGACATGGACACCCCGGACGGGGCGGCCATCGAGGTCGAGCAGCGGAGCGGTCACGAGGTGACGGAGGCGATCTTGCCGTCGGGGCGTGGTGCCGGCGGGGAAACGGGGGGCGGTGTGCCGATCGCGCCCCTGGGGACGCAGGCGTACAACCCGGCGTTCGATGTGACGCCGCCGGAGCTGGTGACCGCTGTGGTGACCGAATGGGGCGTTGTCTCGCCCGTGACCGAAGGGGCGTTGGATCAGCTGTGCTCCAGGTCACGCCAGGTATCGATGAGCTAA
- a CDS encoding stage II sporulation protein M, whose product MAATGRLDPLLCVLVPQGLLELTAVFLAVGTGLRPGWTVTEPGRARRGRLLALRVRGGRPSRPTQPHRGPPGCRGRRQGLLGHLMCIRQPRAGSLLTALEKPLTRSGQGGRLEQLPGSWYSPAGEGANLPTSRPGLQIRAKRSPIHQSGRPVKPVKFL is encoded by the coding sequence ATGGCGGCGACGGGCCGCCTGGACCCCCTTCTCTGCGTACTCGTACCGCAAGGCCTGCTCGAACTGACCGCCGTCTTCCTCGCCGTAGGCACCGGCCTGCGCCCAGGCTGGACCGTCACCGAGCCAGGCCGCGCCCGTCGAGGCCGCCTTCTCGCTCTACGTGTGCGTGGTGGCCGGCCAAGCCGTCCGACACAGCCGCACCGTGGTCCTCCCGGCTGCCGGGGGCGGCGGCAAGGCCTCCTTGGTCACCTGATGTGCATTCGGCAGCCGAGAGCTGGTAGTCTCCTGACCGCCCTGGAAAAACCGTTGACACGGTCAGGCCAGGGAGGTAGATTAGAACAGTTGCCCGGGAGCTGGTACAGTCCCGCTGGCGAAGGTGCAAATCTTCCTACTTCTCGACCCGGATTGCAGATCCGTGCGAAGAGGTCGCCGATTCATCAGAGTGGACGGCCGGTCAAGCCGGTGAAATTCCTCTGA
- the ahcY gene encoding adenosylhomocysteinase encodes MATAQQHDFKVADLSLAEFGRKEITLAEHEMPGLMSIREEYAASQPLAGARVTGSLHMTVQTAVLIETLTALGAEVRWASCNIFSTQDHAAAAIAVGPNGTPDNPQGVPVFAWKGETLEEYWWCTEQALTWPDTPTGGPNMILDDGGDATLLVHNGVQYEKDGKVPDPATAESDEHRVILQLLTRTLGEDPQKWTQLASEIRGVTEETTTGVHRLYEMQRDGVLLFPAINVNDAVTKSKFDNKYGCRHSLIDGINRATDVLIGGKTAVVCGYGDVGKGCAESLRGQGARVIVTEIDPICALQAAMDGYQVATLDDVIGQADIFVTTTGNKDIIMASDMARMKHQAIVGNIGHFDNEIDMAGLAAIPGIVKDEVKPQVHTWTFPDGKVIIVLSEGRLLNLGNATGHPSFVMSNSFADQTLAQIELFTKPDEYPTDVYVLPKHLDEKVARLHLDALGVKLTTLRPEQAAYIGVSVEGPYKPDHYRY; translated from the coding sequence ATGGCAACCGCCCAGCAGCACGACTTCAAGGTCGCCGACCTCTCCCTCGCGGAGTTCGGCCGCAAGGAGATCACCCTCGCCGAGCACGAGATGCCCGGCCTGATGTCGATCCGCGAGGAGTACGCCGCGTCCCAGCCGCTGGCCGGCGCCCGCGTCACCGGCTCGCTGCACATGACCGTCCAGACGGCCGTCCTCATCGAGACGCTCACCGCCCTCGGCGCGGAGGTCCGCTGGGCCTCCTGCAACATCTTCTCCACCCAGGATCATGCCGCCGCCGCCATCGCGGTCGGCCCCAACGGCACCCCGGACAACCCGCAGGGCGTCCCGGTCTTCGCCTGGAAGGGCGAGACCCTGGAGGAGTACTGGTGGTGCACCGAGCAGGCGCTGACCTGGCCGGACACCCCCACCGGCGGCCCCAACATGATCCTCGACGACGGCGGTGACGCCACCCTCCTCGTCCACAACGGCGTCCAGTACGAGAAGGACGGCAAGGTCCCCGACCCGGCCACCGCCGAGTCCGACGAGCACCGCGTCATCCTCCAGCTGCTGACCCGCACCCTCGGCGAGGACCCGCAGAAGTGGACCCAGCTCGCCTCGGAGATCCGCGGCGTCACCGAGGAGACCACCACCGGCGTCCACCGCCTCTACGAGATGCAGCGCGACGGCGTGCTGCTCTTCCCGGCGATCAACGTCAACGACGCCGTCACCAAGTCGAAGTTCGACAACAAGTACGGCTGCCGCCACTCCCTGATCGACGGCATCAACCGCGCCACCGACGTCCTCATCGGCGGCAAGACCGCCGTCGTCTGCGGCTACGGCGACGTCGGCAAGGGCTGCGCCGAGTCCCTGCGCGGTCAGGGTGCCCGCGTCATCGTCACCGAGATCGACCCGATCTGCGCCCTGCAGGCGGCGATGGACGGCTACCAGGTCGCCACGCTCGACGACGTGATCGGCCAGGCCGACATCTTCGTCACCACCACCGGCAACAAGGACATCATCATGGCCTCCGACATGGCCAGGATGAAGCACCAGGCCATCGTGGGGAACATCGGCCACTTCGACAACGAGATCGACATGGCCGGCCTCGCCGCCATCCCCGGCATCGTCAAGGACGAGGTCAAGCCGCAGGTCCACACCTGGACCTTCCCCGACGGCAAGGTCATCATCGTGCTGTCCGAGGGCCGTCTGCTCAACCTCGGCAACGCCACCGGCCACCCGTCGTTCGTGATGTCCAACAGCTTCGCGGACCAGACGCTGGCCCAGATCGAGCTCTTCACCAAGCCCGACGAGTACCCCACCGACGTGTACGTGCTGCCCAAGCACCTCGACGAGAAGGTCGCCCGCCTCCACCTCGACGCCCTCGGCGTCAAGCTGACGACCCTCCGCCCGGAGCAGGCCGCCTACATCGGCGTCTCCGTCGAAGGCCCGTACAAGCCGGACCACTACCGGTACTGA
- a CDS encoding cation diffusion facilitator family transporter encodes MSASGGTKAIVAALSANLAIAVAKFVAFLFSGSSSMLAESVHSLADSGNQGLLLVGGKRAQRQATPQHPFGYGRERYIYAFLVSIVLFSVGGMFAIYEGYEKIKDPHEIEHWYWPVGVLVFAIIAEAFSFRTAIKESNPLRGKQSWSQFIRRAKAPELPVVLLEDLGALVGLVLALGGVGLALATGNGVWDGVGTLCIGVLLIVIAIVLAAETKSLLLGESAGVDEVRKIEAAMVDGDTVTRVIHMRTLHLGPEELLVAAKLAVRHDDTAAEVAAAINAAEARIREAVPIARAIYLEPDLYDEAAAKRGTNPGMTPAPDSSPH; translated from the coding sequence ATGAGCGCGTCAGGCGGCACCAAAGCGATCGTCGCGGCACTCTCCGCCAACCTCGCCATCGCGGTGGCGAAATTCGTGGCCTTCCTCTTCAGCGGGTCGTCCTCGATGCTGGCCGAGAGCGTCCACTCGCTGGCCGACTCCGGCAACCAGGGCCTGCTGCTCGTCGGCGGCAAGCGCGCGCAGCGCCAGGCCACCCCCCAGCACCCCTTCGGCTACGGGCGCGAACGGTACATCTACGCCTTCCTCGTCTCCATCGTCCTCTTCTCCGTCGGCGGCATGTTCGCCATCTACGAGGGCTACGAGAAGATCAAGGACCCGCACGAGATCGAGCACTGGTACTGGCCCGTGGGCGTCCTGGTCTTCGCGATCATCGCCGAGGCGTTCTCCTTCCGTACCGCGATCAAGGAGTCCAACCCGCTGCGCGGCAAGCAGAGCTGGAGCCAGTTCATCCGCCGGGCCAAGGCCCCCGAGCTGCCCGTGGTCCTGCTGGAGGACCTCGGCGCCCTGGTCGGCCTGGTCCTCGCCCTCGGAGGTGTCGGACTCGCCCTCGCCACCGGCAACGGGGTCTGGGACGGCGTCGGCACCCTGTGCATCGGCGTCCTCCTCATCGTCATCGCGATCGTCCTGGCCGCCGAGACCAAGTCCCTCCTGCTCGGTGAGTCGGCCGGCGTCGACGAGGTCCGCAAGATCGAGGCCGCCATGGTCGACGGCGACACCGTGACCCGCGTCATCCACATGCGGACCCTCCACCTCGGCCCGGAGGAACTGCTCGTCGCCGCCAAGCTGGCCGTCCGGCACGACGACACCGCCGCCGAGGTCGCCGCCGCCATCAACGCCGCCGAGGCCCGCATCCGCGAGGCCGTCCCCATCGCCCGCGCCATCTACCTCGAACCCGACCTCTACGACGAGGCGGCCGCCAAGCGCGGCACCAACCCCGGTATGACTCCCGCCCCGGATTCCTCACCGCACTGA
- the manA gene encoding mannose-6-phosphate isomerase, class I: MDRLQNTVRPYAWGSVTAIPHLTGTEPTGEPQAELWMGAHPGAPSLVDRGEGPRSLADLIAADPERELGPAVTARYGPQLPFLLKLLAADSPLSVQVHPDSDQAASGYADEERRGVPRTAPERNYKDPHHKPELVCALTPFDGLCGFRAPAEAADTLAALDLDSLKPYVDLLRAHPEQAALREVLTAVLTADREEMAATVAEAAAACERLGGPHATYADLARHHPGDPGVLAAMLLNQVSLQPGEALHLGAGVPHAYLRGLGVEIMAASDNVLRCGLTPKHIDVPELLRIVRFDPAVPAVLRPEASPDGEEVYDTPVQDFRLSRFVLAPGTPGRDLTLTTPQILLGTEGTPTVGELALGPGQSVFVPAGEPVELRGPGTVFRATALT; the protein is encoded by the coding sequence ATGGATCGCCTCCAGAACACCGTCCGCCCCTACGCCTGGGGCTCCGTCACCGCCATCCCGCACCTCACCGGCACCGAGCCCACCGGCGAACCGCAGGCCGAACTCTGGATGGGCGCCCATCCCGGGGCCCCCTCCCTCGTCGACCGGGGCGAGGGCCCGCGCTCCCTCGCCGACCTCATCGCGGCCGACCCGGAGCGTGAACTCGGTCCCGCCGTCACCGCCCGCTACGGCCCCCAGCTCCCCTTCCTCCTCAAACTCCTCGCGGCGGACTCGCCCCTCTCCGTCCAGGTCCACCCCGACAGCGACCAGGCCGCGTCCGGCTACGCCGACGAGGAGCGCCGCGGCGTCCCGCGCACCGCTCCCGAGCGCAACTACAAGGACCCGCACCACAAGCCCGAACTCGTCTGCGCCCTCACCCCCTTCGACGGGCTCTGCGGCTTCCGCGCCCCGGCCGAGGCCGCCGACACCCTCGCCGCCCTCGACCTGGACTCCCTGAAGCCGTACGTCGACCTGCTGCGCGCCCACCCCGAGCAGGCCGCCCTGCGCGAGGTCCTCACCGCCGTCCTCACCGCAGACCGGGAGGAGATGGCCGCCACCGTCGCCGAGGCGGCCGCCGCCTGCGAACGCCTCGGCGGCCCGCACGCCACCTACGCCGACCTCGCCCGCCACCACCCCGGCGACCCCGGCGTCCTCGCCGCCATGCTCCTCAACCAGGTCAGCCTGCAACCCGGCGAAGCCCTCCACCTCGGCGCCGGCGTCCCGCACGCCTACCTGCGCGGCCTCGGCGTGGAGATCATGGCCGCCTCCGACAACGTGCTGCGCTGCGGCCTCACCCCCAAGCACATCGACGTCCCCGAACTGCTGCGGATCGTCCGGTTCGACCCGGCCGTCCCCGCCGTCCTGCGCCCCGAGGCGTCCCCGGACGGCGAGGAGGTCTACGACACTCCCGTCCAGGACTTCCGGCTCTCCCGGTTCGTCCTCGCCCCCGGCACGCCGGGCCGCGACCTGACCCTGACCACCCCGCAGATCCTGCTGGGCACCGAGGGCACCCCCACCGTCGGGGAGCTCGCCCTCGGCCCGGGCCAGTCCGTCTTCGTCCCGGCGGGCGAGCCGGTGGAACTCCGCGGCCCCGGCACGGTCTTCCGCGCCACCGCCCTCACCTGA
- a CDS encoding SIS domain-containing protein yields MFDETLLDDAEALTRADPRGLLRDAAGAGARVRTAARLAAEAGITGLRPDGRPRTVLTAGPGTAATAAADLLGTLAGGACPVVPLAPTGVAAAAGALRWALPGWAGPVDLLLIATHDGGEPGLALLAEQAYRRGCTVVAVAPDRTPVAEAVQGAHGLAVPMATAPGEVLEEEPVEAYANGTTAAPGAFWALLTPLLLLLDRTGLVDADADAVHELADRLDTTAERCGPAVAAYSNPAKTLAAELAESLPLVWTEGPGAGPIGRRFTAVLAELAGRPALTAALPEALAAHGALLVTGSADATDADDFFRDRVEEPGPPRARVVLLRDRPPGGLTAAPAARELALAHSAPLSELEPGEGGDLAATAELIATTDFAAVYLALATTPRS; encoded by the coding sequence ATGTTCGACGAGACCCTGCTCGACGACGCCGAGGCACTCACCCGCGCCGACCCGCGCGGCCTCCTGCGCGACGCGGCCGGCGCGGGCGCCCGGGTCCGTACGGCGGCCCGCCTCGCCGCCGAGGCGGGCATCACCGGGCTACGCCCCGACGGCAGGCCCCGCACCGTGCTGACCGCCGGTCCCGGTACGGCCGCCACCGCCGCCGCCGACCTTCTCGGCACCCTCGCCGGCGGTGCCTGCCCCGTGGTCCCGCTCGCCCCGACGGGCGTCGCCGCCGCCGCGGGCGCCCTGCGCTGGGCCCTGCCGGGCTGGGCCGGCCCGGTCGACCTGCTCCTGATCGCCACCCACGACGGCGGCGAACCCGGCCTCGCCCTCCTCGCCGAACAGGCGTACCGACGCGGCTGCACCGTCGTGGCCGTCGCCCCTGACCGCACCCCGGTCGCCGAGGCGGTCCAGGGCGCCCACGGTCTGGCCGTCCCCATGGCCACCGCTCCGGGCGAGGTACTGGAGGAGGAGCCCGTCGAGGCGTACGCCAACGGCACGACCGCCGCCCCCGGCGCCTTCTGGGCCCTGCTCACCCCGCTGCTGCTCCTCCTCGACCGCACCGGCCTGGTCGACGCGGACGCCGACGCCGTCCACGAGCTCGCCGACCGTCTCGACACCACCGCGGAACGCTGCGGCCCCGCCGTCGCCGCCTACTCCAACCCCGCCAAGACACTCGCCGCAGAACTGGCCGAGTCCCTGCCCCTCGTCTGGACCGAGGGACCGGGCGCCGGACCGATCGGTCGCCGTTTCACCGCCGTCCTCGCCGAACTCGCCGGTCGCCCCGCCCTCACGGCGGCCCTCCCGGAGGCACTTGCCGCCCACGGCGCGCTCCTCGTCACGGGCAGCGCCGACGCCACCGACGCCGACGACTTCTTCCGGGACCGCGTCGAGGAGCCCGGCCCGCCGCGCGCCCGCGTGGTCCTGCTCCGCGACCGGCCGCCGGGCGGCCTGACCGCCGCCCCCGCCGCCCGTGAACTCGCCCTCGCCCACTCGGCCCCGCTCAGCGAACTCGAACCGGGTGAGGGCGGCGATCTCGCCGCCACCGCGGAGCTGATCGCCACCACGGATTTCGCCGCCGTTTACCTCGCGCTCGCCACCACCCCCCGATCATGA
- a CDS encoding Trm112 family protein produces the protein MALEAGLLEILACPACHAPLEESKTGSTLELLCTGEGCALAYPVRDGIPVLLVDEARRPA, from the coding sequence ATGGCACTCGAAGCCGGCCTCCTGGAAATCCTCGCCTGCCCGGCGTGCCACGCCCCCCTCGAGGAGTCGAAGACCGGCTCCACCCTGGAACTGCTCTGCACCGGCGAGGGCTGCGCACTGGCGTACCCGGTCCGCGACGGCATTCCGGTGCTCCTCGTCGACGAGGCCCGCCGCCCGGCCTGA
- a CDS encoding phosphomannomutase/phosphoglucomutase, with protein MTADLSQIVKAYDVRGVVPDQWDEHLSALFGAAFAQVTAVPAGNKAIVVGHDMRPSSPGLAHAFARGAAEQGLDVVEIGLCSTDQLYYASGALDLPGAMFTASHNPARYNGIKLCRAGAAPVGQDTGLAEIRALAEGWLDDPASAPAPVAAPGTLDRRDTLADYAAYLRSLVDVSAVRPLKVVVDAGNGMGGHTVPTVLGGLPLEVVPLYFELDGTFPNHEANPLDPKNLVDLQARVRAEGADLGLAFDGDADRCFVVDERGEPVSPSAVTALVAARELARNGGHGTVIHNLITSWSVPEVVREHGGTPVRTRVGHSFIKGEMAATGALFGGEHSAHYYFRDFWNADTGMLAALHVLAALGGQPEPFSALVAEYDRYPGSGEINSTVTDQQATIAQVRAAYADHPGATADTLDGLTVTTPDWWFNLRPSNTEPLLRLNAEARDRTTLERLTKDVLHLVRG; from the coding sequence GTGACCGCGGACCTCTCACAGATCGTCAAGGCGTACGACGTACGCGGAGTCGTGCCCGACCAGTGGGACGAGCACCTCTCCGCCCTCTTCGGCGCCGCCTTCGCCCAGGTCACCGCTGTGCCCGCGGGCAACAAGGCGATCGTCGTCGGCCACGACATGCGGCCCTCCTCGCCCGGCCTCGCGCACGCCTTCGCCCGGGGCGCCGCCGAGCAGGGCCTCGACGTGGTCGAGATCGGCCTCTGCTCCACCGACCAGCTCTACTACGCCTCCGGCGCCCTCGACCTGCCCGGCGCGATGTTCACCGCCTCGCACAACCCGGCGCGGTACAACGGCATCAAGCTGTGCCGCGCCGGAGCCGCCCCCGTCGGGCAGGACACCGGCCTCGCCGAGATCCGCGCCCTCGCCGAAGGCTGGCTGGACGACCCCGCCTCGGCCCCCGCGCCCGTCGCCGCCCCCGGCACCCTCGACCGCCGCGACACCCTCGCCGACTACGCCGCGTACCTGCGCTCGCTGGTCGACGTGAGCGCCGTCCGCCCGCTCAAGGTCGTGGTCGACGCGGGCAACGGCATGGGCGGCCACACCGTCCCCACCGTCCTCGGCGGCCTGCCCCTGGAGGTCGTCCCGCTCTACTTCGAGCTGGACGGCACCTTCCCGAACCACGAGGCCAACCCCCTCGACCCGAAGAACCTCGTCGACCTCCAGGCCCGCGTCCGCGCGGAGGGCGCCGACCTCGGCCTCGCCTTCGACGGCGACGCCGACCGCTGCTTCGTGGTGGACGAACGCGGCGAGCCCGTCTCCCCGTCCGCCGTCACCGCTCTGGTCGCCGCCCGCGAACTGGCCCGCAACGGCGGTCACGGCACCGTCATCCACAACCTCATCACCTCGTGGTCGGTCCCCGAGGTCGTCCGCGAACACGGCGGCACCCCCGTCCGCACCCGCGTCGGCCACTCCTTCATCAAGGGAGAGATGGCCGCCACCGGCGCCCTCTTCGGCGGCGAGCACTCCGCCCACTACTACTTCCGCGACTTCTGGAACGCCGACACCGGCATGCTCGCCGCCCTCCACGTCCTGGCCGCCCTCGGTGGCCAGCCCGAACCCTTCTCCGCCCTCGTCGCGGAGTACGACCGCTACCCGGGCTCCGGCGAGATCAACTCGACCGTCACCGACCAGCAGGCCACCATCGCCCAGGTCCGCGCCGCCTACGCCGACCACCCCGGCGCCACCGCCGACACCCTCGACGGCCTCACCGTCACCACCCCCGACTGGTGGTTCAACCTCCGCCCCTCCAACACCGAACCCCTCCTCCGCCTCAACGCCGAGGCCCGCGACCGCACCACCTTGGAGCGCCTCACGAAGGACGTCCTGCACCTGGTCCGGGGGTGA
- a CDS encoding GNAT family N-acetyltransferase, whose protein sequence is MTWVREMAVGDAAAVSAVRVAGWRAAYAGVIPGAYLDAMSVERDAALREERFAAGRAAGLCDLVAVGADGQVVGWACCGPRDTPGAGPGAGEGELYALYVRPALLGRGVGRALLGAVHDEAAGRGWGALVLWVVEANARARRFYEAGGYRADGGAQDEEYEGVVVREVRYRRMTGPPPGGSGQPSDRARGCLSSRTAPTAPGTRARPTGR, encoded by the coding sequence ATGACGTGGGTCAGGGAGATGGCGGTGGGCGACGCCGCGGCCGTGTCGGCGGTGCGCGTGGCCGGGTGGCGCGCGGCGTACGCCGGGGTGATCCCCGGCGCGTACCTCGACGCGATGAGCGTGGAGCGGGACGCCGCGCTGCGGGAGGAACGCTTCGCCGCGGGGCGGGCGGCCGGGCTGTGCGACCTGGTCGCGGTCGGCGCGGACGGGCAGGTCGTCGGCTGGGCCTGCTGCGGTCCGCGCGACACCCCCGGAGCCGGGCCGGGGGCGGGCGAGGGCGAGCTGTACGCCCTCTACGTGCGGCCCGCGCTGCTGGGCCGGGGCGTCGGCCGCGCGCTGCTCGGGGCGGTCCACGACGAGGCGGCGGGGCGTGGCTGGGGCGCGCTGGTGCTGTGGGTGGTCGAGGCCAACGCCCGCGCCCGCCGCTTCTACGAGGCGGGCGGATACCGGGCGGACGGGGGCGCGCAGGACGAGGAGTACGAGGGGGTGGTGGTGCGGGAGGTGCGGTACCGGCGGATGACGGGGCCACCCCCGGGCGGGTCCGGCCAACCCTCGGACAGGGCCCGGGGGTGCCTGAGTTCCCGCACAGCGCCCACGGCGCCCGGCACGCGCGCCCGCCCCACCGGGCGATAG